A single genomic interval of Lathyrus oleraceus cultivar Zhongwan6 chromosome 7, CAAS_Psat_ZW6_1.0, whole genome shotgun sequence harbors:
- the LOC127100411 gene encoding uncharacterized protein LOC127100411 isoform X2, whose product MAAENAISNLGAISGATKKSRESERRRRRRKQKKINKSSKEPDAKASEDVDDTNETTEAHQVVQQVEIEYIPEKVDEGLDEEYKKIFEKFSLNEVTGTEDNDKKDESAENSITNKKANSDSDSEEEENDNENKEKGVSNKKKKLQRRMKIAELKQISSRPDVVEVWDATSADPKLLVFLKSHRNTVPVPRHWCQKRKFLQGKRGIEKQPFQLPDFIAATGIEKIRQAYIEKEDSKKLKQKQRERMQPKMGKMDIDYQVLHDAFFKYQTKPKLSSLGDLYHEGKEFEVKLREMKPGMLSHELKESLGMPEGSPPPWLINMQRYGPPPSYPHLKIPGLNAPIPPGASFGYHPGGWGKPPVDEFGRPLYGDVFGVHQQDQPNYEEEPIDKTKHWGDLEEEEEEEEEEEEEEEEEEMEEEELEDGIQSVDSLSSTPTGVETPDVIDLRKQQRKEPERPLYQVLEEKEEKLAPGTLLGTTHTYVVGTGTQDKSGAKRVDLLKGQKTDKVDVTLLPEELDAMENVLPAKYEEAREEEKLRSQREDFSDMVAENEKKRKRKMQEKDGKSKKKDFKF is encoded by the exons ATGGCCGCGGAAAATGCCATTTCTAATCTCGGCGCCATCTCCGGTGCCACCAAGAAATCACGGGAAAGCGAGCGCCGTCGCCGTCGCCGAAAGCAAAAGAAGATCAATAAGAGTTCTAAGGAACCAGATGCAAAGGCCTCCGAAGACGTTGACGACACGAATGAAACCACTGAAGCACATCAG GTTGTCCAACAAGTTGAAATTGAGTATATCCCGGAAAAGGTAGATGAAGGCTTGGATGAGGAATATAAAAAAATCTTTGAGAAATTTAGTTTAAACGAGGTTACTGGTACAGAG GATAATGATAAGAAGGATGAGTCAGCAGAAAATTCAATTACTAATAAAAAGGCAAACtctgattctgattctgaagaggaAGAAAATGATAACGAGAACAAAGAGAAAGGTGTCTCAAACAAGAAGAAAAAG CTTCAACGCAGGATGAAGATTGCCGAGCTAAAGCAGATAAGCTCAAGGCCAgatgttgttgag GTGTGGGATGCTACTTCAGCAGATCCAAAGTTGTTGGTGTTCTTGAAGTCTCATAGAAATACTGTACCTGTACCTAGGCACTGGTGTCAAAAGAGAAAATTTCTGCAG GGTAAAAGAGGTATTGAGAAACAGCCCTTTCAGCTTCCTGATTTTATTGCTGCCACAGGAATTGAGAAAATCAGACAG GCTTATATTGAAAAAGAGGACAGCAAAAAGTTGAAACAGAAGCAACGGGAACGCATGCAACCAAAAATGGGGAAAATGGATATTGATTATCAG GTTCttcatgatgcattctttaaaTATCAGACAAAGCCAAAGCTGTCATCTCTTGGGGACCTGTATCATGAAGGAAAAGAGTTTGAG GTAAAGTTGAGGGAGATGAAACCTGGCATGTTATCACACGAGTTGAAAGAATCTCTTGGCATGCCTGAGGGTTCTCCTCCTCCATGGCTTATCAACATGCAG cGATATGGTCCTCCACCATCATACCCTCATCTAAAGATCCCTGGCTTGAATGCTCCGATTCCCCCAGGAGCTAGTTTTGGTTATCATCCTGGTGGCTGGGGCAAGCCTCCTGTTGACGAA TTTGGGCGCCCACTTTATGGAGATGTTTTTGGTGTTCATCAGCAAGATCAGCCTAATTATGAG GAAGAGCCGATTGATAAAACCAAACACTGGGGTGACTTGGAAGAGgaggaggaagaagaagaggaagaagaggaggaGGAAGAGGAAGAAGAAATGGAGGAGGAAGAACTTGAAGACGGTATTCAATCTGTTGATAGCCTGTCAAG CACACCCACTGGGGTGGAGACACCTGATGTTATTGACCTTCGTAAGCAGCAGAGAAAGGAACCTGAAAGGCCTCTTTATCAA GTCCTTGAAGAAAAGGAGGAAAAACTTGCTCCTGGAACTTTGCTTGGAACTACGCACAC TTATGTGGTTGGCACTGGCACTCAGGACAAGTCAGGGGCTAAAAGG GTTGATTTGCTTAAAGGTCAAAAGACAGATAAAGTGGATGTCACTTTACTGCCAGAGGAGTTGGATGCCATGGAGAACGTTTTACCTGCAAA GTATGAAGAAGCAAGGGAGGAAGAGAAATTGCGGAGTCAGCGTGAGGATTTCAGTGACATGGTTGCCGAG AATGAGAAGAAGAGGAAGAGAAAGATGCAAGAAAAAGATGGCAAGTCCAAGAAGAAAGACTTCAAGTTTTAA
- the LOC127100411 gene encoding uncharacterized protein LOC127100411 isoform X1 produces the protein MAAENAISNLGAISGATKKSRESERRRRRRKQKKINKSSKEPDAKASEDVDDTNETTEAHQVVQQVEIEYIPEKVDEGLDEEYKKIFEKFSLNEVTGTEDNDKKDESAENSITNKKANSDSDSEEEENDNENKEKGVSNKKKKLQRRMKIAELKQISSRPDVVEVWDATSADPKLLVFLKSHRNTVPVPRHWCQKRKFLQGKRGIEKQPFQLPDFIAATGIEKIRQAYIEKEDSKKLKQKQRERMQPKMGKMDIDYQVLHDAFFKYQTKPKLSSLGDLYHEGKEFEVKLREMKPGMLSHELKESLGMPEGSPPPWLINMQRYGPPPSYPHLKIPGLNAPIPPGASFGYHPGGWGKPPVDEFGRPLYGDVFGVHQQDQPNYERMGGTGGGSSFFEVWVWPLPLGKGICLLVVFFFLSIILVIRLCFLNFGFINTYHVKASVSIIFLVTFYINVLSMQEEPIDKTKHWGDLEEEEEEEEEEEEEEEEEEMEEEELEDGIQSVDSLSSTPTGVETPDVIDLRKQQRKEPERPLYQVLEEKEEKLAPGTLLGTTHTYVVGTGTQDKSGAKRVDLLKGQKTDKVDVTLLPEELDAMENVLPAKYEEAREEEKLRSQREDFSDMVAENEKKRKRKMQEKDGKSKKKDFKF, from the exons ATGGCCGCGGAAAATGCCATTTCTAATCTCGGCGCCATCTCCGGTGCCACCAAGAAATCACGGGAAAGCGAGCGCCGTCGCCGTCGCCGAAAGCAAAAGAAGATCAATAAGAGTTCTAAGGAACCAGATGCAAAGGCCTCCGAAGACGTTGACGACACGAATGAAACCACTGAAGCACATCAG GTTGTCCAACAAGTTGAAATTGAGTATATCCCGGAAAAGGTAGATGAAGGCTTGGATGAGGAATATAAAAAAATCTTTGAGAAATTTAGTTTAAACGAGGTTACTGGTACAGAG GATAATGATAAGAAGGATGAGTCAGCAGAAAATTCAATTACTAATAAAAAGGCAAACtctgattctgattctgaagaggaAGAAAATGATAACGAGAACAAAGAGAAAGGTGTCTCAAACAAGAAGAAAAAG CTTCAACGCAGGATGAAGATTGCCGAGCTAAAGCAGATAAGCTCAAGGCCAgatgttgttgag GTGTGGGATGCTACTTCAGCAGATCCAAAGTTGTTGGTGTTCTTGAAGTCTCATAGAAATACTGTACCTGTACCTAGGCACTGGTGTCAAAAGAGAAAATTTCTGCAG GGTAAAAGAGGTATTGAGAAACAGCCCTTTCAGCTTCCTGATTTTATTGCTGCCACAGGAATTGAGAAAATCAGACAG GCTTATATTGAAAAAGAGGACAGCAAAAAGTTGAAACAGAAGCAACGGGAACGCATGCAACCAAAAATGGGGAAAATGGATATTGATTATCAG GTTCttcatgatgcattctttaaaTATCAGACAAAGCCAAAGCTGTCATCTCTTGGGGACCTGTATCATGAAGGAAAAGAGTTTGAG GTAAAGTTGAGGGAGATGAAACCTGGCATGTTATCACACGAGTTGAAAGAATCTCTTGGCATGCCTGAGGGTTCTCCTCCTCCATGGCTTATCAACATGCAG cGATATGGTCCTCCACCATCATACCCTCATCTAAAGATCCCTGGCTTGAATGCTCCGATTCCCCCAGGAGCTAGTTTTGGTTATCATCCTGGTGGCTGGGGCAAGCCTCCTGTTGACGAA TTTGGGCGCCCACTTTATGGAGATGTTTTTGGTGTTCATCAGCAAGATCAGCCTAATTATGAG AGGATGGGTGGCACTGGAGGGGGATCATCGTTTTTTGAAGTTTGGGTGTGGCCGTTGCCCCTGGGCAAAGGAATCTGCTTATTGGTTGTATTTTTCTTTCTGTCAATAATTCTTGTTATCAGACTCTGTTTTCTGAATTTTGGGTTTATTAACACATACCATGTGAAAGCTTCAGTTTCTATCATATTCCTAGTTACATTTTACATAAATGTTCTCTCAATGCAGGAAGAGCCGATTGATAAAACCAAACACTGGGGTGACTTGGAAGAGgaggaggaagaagaagaggaagaagaggaggaGGAAGAGGAAGAAGAAATGGAGGAGGAAGAACTTGAAGACGGTATTCAATCTGTTGATAGCCTGTCAAG CACACCCACTGGGGTGGAGACACCTGATGTTATTGACCTTCGTAAGCAGCAGAGAAAGGAACCTGAAAGGCCTCTTTATCAA GTCCTTGAAGAAAAGGAGGAAAAACTTGCTCCTGGAACTTTGCTTGGAACTACGCACAC TTATGTGGTTGGCACTGGCACTCAGGACAAGTCAGGGGCTAAAAGG GTTGATTTGCTTAAAGGTCAAAAGACAGATAAAGTGGATGTCACTTTACTGCCAGAGGAGTTGGATGCCATGGAGAACGTTTTACCTGCAAA GTATGAAGAAGCAAGGGAGGAAGAGAAATTGCGGAGTCAGCGTGAGGATTTCAGTGACATGGTTGCCGAG AATGAGAAGAAGAGGAAGAGAAAGATGCAAGAAAAAGATGGCAAGTCCAAGAAGAAAGACTTCAAGTTTTAA